A single region of the Kineosporiaceae bacterium SCSIO 59966 genome encodes:
- a CDS encoding ferredoxin reductase, with product MRLTAPPRRRGSQLAALARRIAAAAAHPLVPEDYLDLVAPLRSGADLRGRVVDVVPETADAVTVRIRPGRSWAGHVAGQYTRIGVDVDGVRCWRPYSLTSRCAAPDGLISITVKAIPDGRVSGYVQRDLTPGTLVHLDQATGDFVLGAHRGPTLFVTAGSGITPVMGMLRNHLDELDDVVLVHSAPTPDAVVFGTELRRWHAAGRLRLVERHTERDGQLSPADLDAVVPDWRTRQTWACGPVGLLDALEEHWAAEEPAGALHTERFRPLVLATGEGGEVTFTRTGAVVDADGATTLLDAGEDAGVLMPSGCRMGICFGCVVPLRSGTVRDLRTGDVTTATPDDDVRIQTCVSAAAGPCEIEL from the coding sequence GTGCGCTTGACCGCTCCCCCGCGCCGCCGGGGCTCACAGCTCGCCGCGCTCGCCCGGCGGATAGCCGCCGCGGCAGCTCACCCGCTCGTCCCGGAGGACTACCTCGACCTCGTCGCCCCGCTGCGCTCCGGCGCCGACCTGCGCGGCCGCGTCGTCGACGTCGTCCCGGAGACCGCGGACGCCGTCACCGTCCGGATCCGGCCCGGCCGCTCCTGGGCCGGGCATGTCGCGGGCCAGTACACCCGCATCGGCGTCGACGTGGACGGCGTGCGGTGCTGGCGGCCGTACTCGCTGACCTCCCGGTGCGCGGCACCGGACGGCCTCATCAGCATCACGGTCAAGGCGATCCCGGACGGCCGGGTGAGCGGCTACGTCCAGCGGGACCTGACCCCCGGCACGCTCGTTCACCTGGACCAGGCCACCGGCGACTTCGTGCTCGGCGCCCACCGCGGCCCGACGCTGTTCGTCACGGCCGGCTCCGGCATCACCCCCGTCATGGGCATGCTGCGCAACCATCTCGACGAGCTCGACGACGTCGTCCTCGTCCACTCCGCCCCCACCCCCGACGCCGTGGTCTTCGGCACCGAGCTCCGCCGGTGGCACGCCGCCGGCCGCCTGCGGCTCGTCGAGCGACACACCGAGCGCGACGGCCAGCTGTCCCCCGCCGACCTGGACGCCGTCGTCCCGGACTGGCGGACCCGCCAGACGTGGGCGTGCGGCCCCGTCGGCCTGCTCGACGCCCTCGAGGAGCACTGGGCCGCCGAGGAACCCGCCGGCGCGCTGCACACCGAACGCTTCCGCCCGCTCGTCCTGGCCACCGGCGAGGGCGGCGAGGTGACCTTCACCCGCACCGGCGCCGTCGTCGACGCCGACGGCGCCACCACCCTGCTGGACGCCGGTGAGGACGCCGGCGTCCTCATGCCGTCCGGGTGCCGGATGGGCATCTGCTTCGGCTGCGTCGTCCCCTTGCGCTCCGGCACCGTCCGGGACCTGCGCACCGGCGACGTCACCACCGCCACCCCGGACGACGACGTCCGGATCCAGACCTGCGTGTCGGCCGCCGCCGGCCCCTGCGAGATCGAGCTCTGA
- a CDS encoding acyl-CoA desaturase, translating to MTTTATLPTDEPADPTRRDGRTATRQARTPDSRLSVVTTERRHVPKPSGKPDPTAHLTAVDVEALGRELDELRREVMDSRGASDAAYIRKVIKVQRSLELGSRAVLLFSALPPAWVLGTVGLSVAKILENMEIGHNVMHGQWDWMRDPRIHSQAWEWDNASPSELWKHSHNELHHTFTNVLGRDNDLGYGIMRVDEDQRWVPMYLGQPLWNFVNACVFEYGIAAYDLELGKHLRDGTTDDPGFRANARKVLRKIRGQVTRDYVVHPLLSGPSFLHTVAANLTANVVRNLWTHSVIMCGHFPAGVETFATQSIEGETRGDWYLRQMLGSANIHGSRAMHIMTGNLSHQIEHHLFPDMPSNRYAEIAPRIREICARYGLSYTTGNLPQQVASAWGQVIRLSLPNDVRPSQAPVAGLRAVARTVRRRLRRG from the coding sequence ATGACCACCACCGCCACCCTGCCCACCGACGAGCCGGCCGACCCGACCCGCCGGGACGGCCGCACGGCGACCCGCCAGGCCCGCACCCCGGACAGCCGCCTGTCGGTGGTCACCACCGAGCGCCGGCACGTCCCGAAGCCCTCGGGCAAGCCGGACCCGACCGCGCACCTGACCGCGGTGGACGTCGAGGCGCTGGGCCGCGAGCTCGACGAGCTGCGCCGCGAGGTGATGGACTCCCGCGGCGCCAGCGACGCCGCGTACATCCGCAAGGTGATCAAGGTCCAGCGCTCGCTCGAGCTCGGCAGCCGCGCCGTCCTGCTGTTCTCCGCCCTGCCGCCGGCCTGGGTGCTCGGCACCGTGGGTCTGTCGGTGGCCAAGATCCTCGAGAACATGGAGATCGGCCACAACGTCATGCACGGGCAGTGGGACTGGATGCGCGACCCCCGGATCCACTCCCAGGCGTGGGAGTGGGACAACGCCTCGCCGTCGGAGCTGTGGAAGCACAGCCACAACGAGCTGCACCACACGTTCACCAACGTCCTGGGCCGGGACAACGACCTCGGCTACGGGATCATGCGCGTCGACGAGGACCAGCGCTGGGTGCCGATGTACCTCGGACAGCCGCTGTGGAACTTCGTCAACGCGTGCGTCTTCGAGTACGGCATCGCCGCCTACGACCTCGAGCTCGGCAAGCACCTGCGCGACGGCACGACCGACGACCCCGGCTTCCGGGCGAACGCCCGCAAGGTGCTGCGCAAGATCCGCGGCCAGGTGACCAGGGACTACGTCGTCCACCCGCTGCTGTCCGGGCCGTCGTTCCTGCACACCGTCGCCGCCAACCTCACCGCCAACGTGGTGCGCAACCTCTGGACGCACTCGGTGATCATGTGCGGGCACTTCCCCGCGGGGGTCGAGACCTTCGCCACGCAGTCCATCGAGGGCGAGACCCGCGGCGACTGGTACCTGCGGCAGATGCTCGGCTCGGCGAACATCCACGGCAGCAGGGCGATGCACATCATGACCGGGAACCTGTCGCACCAGATCGAGCACCACCTGTTCCCGGACATGCCGAGCAACCGGTACGCCGAGATCGCGCCGCGGATCCGGGAGATCTGCGCCCGCTACGGGCTGAGCTACACCACCGGCAACCTGCCGCAGCAGGTCGCCTCCGCGTGGGGGCAGGTCATCCGGCTGTCGCTGCCCAACGACGTCCGCCCGAGCCAGGCCCCGGTCGCCGGGCTGCGGGCGGTCGCCCGGACCGTGCGCCGGCGGCTGCGGCGCGGGTGA